A single Pseudomonas brassicacearum DNA region contains:
- a CDS encoding glycosyltransferase family 2 protein: MHETPYVSVLIPAKNEAGNLIPLLEEVRTALVDEAFEVIVVDDGSTDATAAELRTLQASGYRQLRVLSHTRSLGQSTSIYHAAEVARGHWLATLDGDGQNDPADLPKMLDLVRGSEGTPAGVKLVAGHRVNRRDTASKRWASRFANKLRASLLKDQTPDTGCGIKLIEREAFLRLPYFDHMHRFIPALIRRHNGRMLVQPVNHRERGAGVSNYGNLDRALVGIVDLFGVWWLIKRTRLDVNAQETEV, from the coding sequence ATGCACGAAACCCCTTATGTGTCGGTCCTGATTCCGGCAAAGAACGAAGCAGGCAACCTCATTCCATTGCTGGAAGAAGTACGTACGGCGCTGGTTGACGAGGCCTTTGAAGTCATTGTGGTCGACGATGGCAGCACCGACGCCACCGCCGCTGAATTGCGGACGCTGCAAGCCAGTGGCTATCGCCAGTTGCGGGTGCTCAGCCACACCCGTTCCCTGGGGCAGAGCACCTCGATCTACCACGCCGCTGAAGTGGCGCGCGGGCATTGGTTGGCAACCCTGGACGGCGACGGTCAGAACGACCCGGCCGACTTGCCGAAAATGCTCGACCTGGTGCGTGGCTCCGAAGGCACACCCGCAGGCGTCAAGCTGGTGGCGGGGCATCGCGTCAATCGCCGGGACACGGCGAGCAAGCGTTGGGCCTCGCGATTTGCCAACAAACTGCGCGCCAGCCTGCTCAAGGACCAGACGCCCGATACCGGCTGCGGCATCAAATTGATCGAGCGCGAGGCGTTTCTGCGCCTGCCGTATTTCGATCATATGCATCGTTTCATTCCGGCGCTGATCCGTCGTCACAACGGCCGGATGCTGGTTCAGCCGGTCAATCACCGTGAGCGCGGGGCCGGGGTGTCCAACTACGGCAACCTGGACCGGGCGCTGGTGGGCATTGTCGATCTATTCGGGGTGTGGTGGCTGATCAAGCGCACCCGCCTGGACGTCAACGCACAAGAAACCGAGGTCTGA
- a CDS encoding NAD-dependent epimerase, whose product MRVLVTGVAGFIGFHTAKRLCSDGHQVIGIDNLNSYYSVELKQARLAQLAECRNFRFQRLDVADKQALLDLFAQNAFEQVVHLAAQAGVRYSIDNPDVYAQSNLVGFLNVLEACRAHRPAHLVFASSSSVYGLNDRLPYATTDPVDQPVSFYAATKRANELMAHAYSHLYGIPTTGLRFFTVYGPWGRPDMAPFKFTDAILNGRAIDLYNDGAMSRDFTYIDDIVEGLVRLLPLPPATDSGVRNKVYNIGFGAPVKLLQFVECLEEALGIPAIKHFLPLQPGDVVDTWADTRELEDLVGFRPQVAVPVGVQSFVDWYRDYYRV is encoded by the coding sequence ATGAGAGTACTGGTCACCGGCGTCGCAGGGTTCATCGGGTTTCATACCGCCAAGCGGCTGTGCAGCGATGGCCATCAGGTCATTGGCATCGACAACCTCAACAGCTACTACAGCGTCGAGCTGAAACAGGCACGCCTGGCACAGTTGGCCGAATGCCGCAACTTTCGCTTCCAGCGGCTGGATGTGGCCGACAAGCAGGCGTTGCTAGACCTGTTTGCACAAAACGCATTCGAGCAAGTCGTCCACCTGGCGGCCCAAGCCGGCGTGCGTTATTCCATCGACAATCCGGACGTTTATGCGCAAAGCAACCTGGTGGGCTTCCTCAACGTGTTGGAAGCCTGCCGTGCCCATCGACCGGCGCACCTGGTGTTCGCCTCGAGCAGCTCGGTGTATGGCTTGAATGACCGTCTGCCGTATGCCACCACCGACCCGGTCGATCAGCCGGTGTCTTTCTATGCGGCGACCAAGCGCGCCAATGAACTGATGGCCCACGCCTACTCGCATCTCTACGGTATTCCCACCACCGGCCTGCGGTTTTTTACCGTCTATGGACCTTGGGGACGGCCCGACATGGCGCCGTTCAAATTCACCGACGCCATCCTCAACGGCCGCGCCATTGACCTCTATAACGATGGTGCGATGTCGCGGGACTTCACCTATATCGACGACATCGTCGAAGGCCTGGTGCGGTTGTTACCGCTGCCGCCTGCCACTGATTCGGGCGTACGCAACAAGGTCTACAACATCGGGTTCGGCGCGCCGGTCAAGCTCCTGCAGTTTGTCGAGTGCCTTGAAGAGGCACTGGGCATCCCTGCGATAAAGCATTTCTTGCCGTTGCAACCGGGCGACGTGGTCGACACGTGGGCAGACACGCGTGAGCTGGAGGATCTCGTGGGATTTCGCCCACAGGTCGCAGTGCCCGTCGGCGTGCAGTCGTTTGTCGATTGGTACCGCGACTATTACCGCGTTTAA